DNA sequence from the Parasphingorhabdus cellanae genome:
CGTGGATGTGCCCCAACTCGTCGTATAAGCGAACTGAAACTGCCCCTCTTTATCCTGAAATCGGATGTTCTGCGCCTTGGAGAATGTTTGGCCCAAGAAATGGGACGTACCGGCTTGCAAAGCCTTGCCATCCTGCATCATGGCTTCAATAGAATAGGTCGCATCAGCACCGGGAAACCGTTCATTTTCCGGTTTTTCACCAGCAACAACCGGCATGGCCAGAACTTCTTCCGAAAAGCTGCGGTACATTTCCAATATGTCGAGCGTTTCTTCCATGGCTTCGTCACGAGTTGCATGGGCGGTATGCCCTTCCTGCCAGAGAAACTCACTGGTGCGCAAGAACATCCGCGTGCGCATTTCCCAGCGCACGACATTGGCCCATTGGTTGATCATAACCGGAAGGTCACGCCAGCTTTGCACCCATTTGGAAAATGATGTACCGATCACCGTTTCCGATGTCGGCCGAACGACCAACGGTTCTTCCAGTTTCGCTTCAGGATCGACAACAAGGCCGTCCTTATCGTCTTTCATCAATCGGTGATGGGTAACGACTGCCATTTCCTTGGCAAAACCGTCCACATGTTCCGCTTCCTTGGCGAAGTAGCTGAGCGGAATGAAGAGTGGGAAATAGCAATTTTCATGGCCGGTCGCCTTGATCCGCTGATCCATCAGAAACTGTACCCGTTCCCAAATACCATAGCCCCAAGGTCGCATGACCATGCAGCCGCGAACACCGGATTCTTCGGCCAAGTCTGCTTCGGATATAAGTTGCTGGTACCAGGCTGAAAAGTCAGCCTCTCTGGTCATGGATAAAGCATTTTTCTTCACGTAATTGGGTTCCTGTCGGGAAATGTCCAGAAATTCAAAGCGGCGGAGGACAGTTTAATCGTCGAGACTATCGATCTTCGATTGGATGTCGGCAAGCTGCTGTTTGAGTTGCATGATCTCAAGATCTTTTGCAGACATTTCTTCCTCTTCCGGCTCCGGTTCTGCGTCGTTAGAGGCTGTCTTATCACCCAGGCCTAGGGGGTTTAATGCCTTTTCAACGACACCCGCCAATGGACTGGATTTCAAAGCATTTTCAATGGCTTCCTGAAACTGTTTCTGATTCTTTACGGCCATCTGTCCCAATGGATTCTTATTCAACGCACCCTCAACAGCTTCTTGAAACTGCTTCTGGTTTTTGCGGAAATTATCCATGGATGCTTCGAGATATGAGGGCATCAACGATTGCATGCTGTTGCCGTACATCGAGATAAGCTGGCGCAGAAAATTGACAGGGAGCATATTTTGCCCGCTGCTTTCCTCGTCCACGATGATCTGGGTGAGGACATTATGCGTAATATCATCGCCAGTTTTCGCATCGACCACGACAAAATCAATATCGTTCCGCGTCATCTCAGCGAGAAAATCCAGCGTGATATAATTGGACGTCTGCGTATTGTAGAGCCGCCGATTTGCGTATTTCTTGATCGTGATCGGGCCGTCCGGATCGCCCTTTTTCGTCTTCGCCATGTTATCTCCTGTGAACCATATCGCGTATTTTATGTTTTTGTACGTCAACATGCCTTCAAAATAATGAGGGATCCGAATGGCATTAGACAATATTGTGCATCGCCGCAACCAAAGCCGCTGCAGGAGTTGAATATAATGCAACTAGCGCGGAATTTCGCCGGTTAATTCATGTGCGTCTGCGATATGGCAGTTGCTCAGTTTAGACCCAATACCGATCGTAACGCTGGCCAAGACCGGTGATCAGCTCATATTGGGAAAGCCCGGACTGGTCCGACGCGATCGGCAAATCATATTCCGCCGTCACCCAGTCAGATTCCTCGAGGTGGGAAGCGTCAGAAATATCAATCGCGATCAAGTCCATCGACACACGACCAAGAACCGGGAGCTTGGTATTACCGCTTAAAAACACACCTTCATTAGAGAAGCCGCGCAGATATCCGTCCGCATAGCCCATTGCCAGAATCGCAATCGGATGCGCCCGTTTAGCTGTATATTTCGCGTTATACCCGAGCTTGTCGCCAATGCTCAAGTCCCGGACCTGCAATATCTGCGTTTCGGGAAAGACGACTTGCTGAATTATTTTTTCAAGCTCGGTGCGCTGTTTTCCGCCATAAAGGGATAGACCAGGCCGCGTGCAGTCGAAGTGATAGGAGCTGCCTAAAGCTATGCCGGCGCTGTTGCTGAGACTCCGGCGCTTGCCAGGGGTATATTCGAGCACATCGATAAATTCTTGCAATTGACTGGCATTTTGCGGGACGTCTTCGTCGGCTGATGCCAAGTGACTCATGGCGATGTCGATATCCAGACCGTTCCAGTCATATTGCTCGATATCCCCTCTATTGATCCCAAGCCGGTTCATGCCGCTATTGATCATGACATCGCATGGGAGGCTGGTGTTTTTCCAGCGATGCACTTGCTCCATGCTGTTCAGCACCGGCTTGGCCGCTGAGACGATGGCAAAGGGCATGTCGTCGGCACGGACACCGTTAAGGACGGAGATACAGCTATCCCCTTCCAGCTGGCCTTCTAGCTCTCTGGCCTCCTGCCAGTTTGCGACGTAAAAATCGCGGCAGCCTGCAGCCTGCAAGCGCTGCAGCACCTCTATCGATCCGAGGCCATAGGCATTGGCTTTGATGGCTGCACCCGCACTGGCCGAGCCGCTCATTCTATCCAGCGTTTGCCAGTTGGATACCAGCGCATCTCCATCAAGCCGCAGCTTGACCGTTGCAGGAATTTCGATCATCTCATCGCTCATCATGCGGAGATAGTCAGTTTAATCCGCTTCGTCGAGTGCGGCTTCCGGATCTCTGGGGATGCCCCACCATGCTACAATGACGCCGAAAGCAACAACGACCCACGTGTACCAGAGGCCCGAATAGACATCACCCGAACGCGCCACAATATAGCCCGCAATTAAAGGCAGGAAGCCACCAAGATATCCCGCGCCAATATGATAGGGTATCGACATGGAGCTATAGCGAATTTTTGGCGGGAACATCTCCGCCAGCAGCGCCGCAACCGAGCCGTAGGTCAGTGCGCTGAGTGCGCCCAGAACAAGCAATATGGCGACAATGCCTAATATGCGCATCGCTCCAAGCTGTTGTTCCTCAAAGTCAAAGCCAGACTCACTCAGTGCGCTGTGAATGCCATCCCGGCGCGCCGCCCCGTCACTGAACCAGGTGGCGTCGACCGCTATTTCCTCGCTACCGGCGAAGAGCTTTAACTCAGGGCCATCGGTCAATGAATAGGCCACGCCAGAGGCGGTAAGGGTCTCCAAGATCTTACCACAGTCGCTTTGCTCGCGATTAAACAGTTCCGCAAAGGGGTCTGTGCTGCAAGCCGTGCCTTCTACACGAACCGGATTGGCCTCCGATGCCGCCGTCAGTCCGGGATTGGCGAGTTGCCCCAAGCCCCAGAAAGTAGGGAAAAGCAATAGCAGCGACAGGATTGCACCGACAATTATCGGCTTTTTCCGCCCCACCCTATCCGACCATTTACCAACCATCAGATAGAAAGACATGGAGATCAGACCGGCAAAGAACAGGATCAGATCCACCGTCAGGTCGTTAACGTTCATAGGTCCGCGCAAAAAGGACATGCCGGAGAAAAAAGCAGTATACCAGATCGTGGTCAATATGCCGGTGATCCCGAACAGCGCGACGAAAATCCGCTTCTTGTTGCCGGGATAGGAAAAGCTTTCGGTAAAGGGGTTTTTGGATGTTTTTCCTTCCGCTTTCATCGCCTGGAACACGGGGCTTTCGTTCAGCTTCAGCCGCATCCATAGCGAAATGCCGAGCAATATGATCGAGAGCAGGAACGGTATTCGCCAGCCCCAATCATTAAATTCTTCTGTCGGAATCAGGAAGCGGCAAGCCAGTACCACGCCGATAGATAGCACAAAGCCGCCCGCAACGCTGGCCTGGATGTAGCTGGTATAATAGCCGCGTTTCTCTGTTGGTGCATGTTCGGCGACATAGATGGCAGCGCCACCATATTCTCCGCCCAACGCCAGGCCTTGCAGAACACGCAGGAAAATAACGATAGCCGGGGCAGCCAGTCCTATGGTTTCGGCGCTAGGGATCAAGCCGACACCAGCGGTCGCTATGCCCATCAAGGTAACAGTGACCAGAAACGTGTATTTGCGCCCTAGTCGATCGCCCAGAAAGCCGAATAAGACAGCGCCCACTGGCCGGAAACCAAAGCCAATTGCAAAGGTCGCCCAAACCAACAAGATTTCGAGTGTTTCATTGCCGCTCGGGAAAAAGGTCGGGCCGATAATGTAAAACAGGGTTCCGTAGATAAAGAAATCATACCATTCGAAAACCGTCCCAGCGGACGATGCGCCGATAACGAGCTTGATTTCCTTGTCGGTTGGTTCACGCTGCATTGCAACGCCTGCCTCACTGGCC
Encoded proteins:
- the proS gene encoding proline--tRNA ligase gives rise to the protein MTREADFSAWYQQLISEADLAEESGVRGCMVMRPWGYGIWERVQFLMDQRIKATGHENCYFPLFIPLSYFAKEAEHVDGFAKEMAVVTHHRLMKDDKDGLVVDPEAKLEEPLVVRPTSETVIGTSFSKWVQSWRDLPVMINQWANVVRWEMRTRMFLRTSEFLWQEGHTAHATRDEAMEETLDILEMYRSFSEEVLAMPVVAGEKPENERFPGADATYSIEAMMQDGKALQAGTSHFLGQTFSKAQNIRFQDKEGQFQFAYTTSWGTSTRLIGGVIMTHGDDDGLRVPPLIAPYQVVIIPMLRDKPEDEEVLNFCTALTKQIAGLRAFDENVRVKLDKSGAKASNKRWAWVKKGAPLILEIGPRDVAEGNVSALRRDALYKDNGKLDSQILAKDAFADQVPALLEEIQSKLHGEAKQRLDSNITRGLTDFVEVQKFYKENKKYPGWLEVQWCRATGEELDQIEERLKKLKLTFRNVPQEAAAVDGNCIFTGKPAVERILIGKAY
- the phaR gene encoding polyhydroxyalkanoate synthesis repressor PhaR yields the protein MAKTKKGDPDGPITIKKYANRRLYNTQTSNYITLDFLAEMTRNDIDFVVVDAKTGDDITHNVLTQIIVDEESSGQNMLPVNFLRQLISMYGNSMQSLMPSYLEASMDNFRKNQKQFQEAVEGALNKNPLGQMAVKNQKQFQEAIENALKSSPLAGVVEKALNPLGLGDKTASNDAEPEPEEEEMSAKDLEIMQLKQQLADIQSKIDSLDD
- the alr gene encoding alanine racemase, whose translation is MIEIPATVKLRLDGDALVSNWQTLDRMSGSASAGAAIKANAYGLGSIEVLQRLQAAGCRDFYVANWQEARELEGQLEGDSCISVLNGVRADDMPFAIVSAAKPVLNSMEQVHRWKNTSLPCDVMINSGMNRLGINRGDIEQYDWNGLDIDIAMSHLASADEDVPQNASQLQEFIDVLEYTPGKRRSLSNSAGIALGSSYHFDCTRPGLSLYGGKQRTELEKIIQQVVFPETQILQVRDLSIGDKLGYNAKYTAKRAHPIAILAMGYADGYLRGFSNEGVFLSGNTKLPVLGRVSMDLIAIDISDASHLEESDWVTAEYDLPIASDQSGLSQYELITGLGQRYDRYWV
- a CDS encoding MFS transporter is translated as MASEAGVAMQREPTDKEIKLVIGASSAGTVFEWYDFFIYGTLFYIIGPTFFPSGNETLEILLVWATFAIGFGFRPVGAVLFGFLGDRLGRKYTFLVTVTLMGIATAGVGLIPSAETIGLAAPAIVIFLRVLQGLALGGEYGGAAIYVAEHAPTEKRGYYTSYIQASVAGGFVLSIGVVLACRFLIPTEEFNDWGWRIPFLLSIILLGISLWMRLKLNESPVFQAMKAEGKTSKNPFTESFSYPGNKKRIFVALFGITGILTTIWYTAFFSGMSFLRGPMNVNDLTVDLILFFAGLISMSFYLMVGKWSDRVGRKKPIIVGAILSLLLLFPTFWGLGQLANPGLTAASEANPVRVEGTACSTDPFAELFNREQSDCGKILETLTASGVAYSLTDGPELKLFAGSEEIAVDATWFSDGAARRDGIHSALSESGFDFEEQQLGAMRILGIVAILLVLGALSALTYGSVAALLAEMFPPKIRYSSMSIPYHIGAGYLGGFLPLIAGYIVARSGDVYSGLWYTWVVVAFGVIVAWWGIPRDPEAALDEAD